CGCCTTCCGGGAACTCGTCGGCGACTCCCCGGCCCGCTACCTCGCCGCCCGCCGCATGCAGGAGGCCGGCCGGCTCCTCACCGAGACCTCCCTGCCGCAGTCGGCCGTGCCCGAGCGCGTCGGCTACCGCAGCGCCGTCGGCTTCCACCTGGCCTTCCGGAAATGGTTCGGGGTGACCCCCGGCGAGTACCGGACCGCCTAGGGCTGTCCGGACCTGACATCTTTCGGAGCCCCTGGACGGTTCTTAAGGACCCCTGGACGGACGTTCATTGTCCGTCCGGGGAGCACCCGGACAGGCTCGGGACCGGCACAGCCGTGACACCCGAGGAGAGGCGAGACACCGGTGACGAGGTCCGGGCAGGAGTATCTGGAGGGACTGCGCGACGGGCGCGAGATCTGGCTCGACGGGGAGCGGGTCAAGGACGTCACCGCCCACCCCGCCTTCCGCGCCACCGCCGCCTCCTTCGCCGGTCTGTACGACCTCGCCGACGACCCCGTGCACCGGCCCGTCCTCGTCCAGGGCGGCGTCCGCCGCGCCTGCGCCGTGCCCCGCTCGTACGAGGACCTCGTCGCCCGCCGGCGCGCCTTCCGCACCACCGCCGAGGCGAGCTACGGCTTCCTCGGCCGCACCCCCGACCACATGGCCGCGGGCGCCGCCGGGTTCGCCGCCGCGCCCGCCGTCTTCACCGGCGAGGCCTTCGACGGCGCCGAGCACGCCCTCGCCTTCCACCGGCGGCTCGCCGAGGGAGACCTGCACACCGCGTTCACCCTCACCAACCCGGCCTCGGGTCGCGGCGAGGACGACCTCACCCTGCGGGTCGTCGCCGAACGCGACGGCGGGATCGTCGTCCGCGGCGCCAAGACCATCGGCACCGGCGCCGTCTTCGCCGACGAACTCCTCGTCGGCACCATCGAACCGCTCGCCGCCGACGACACCGAGCACGCCGTCACCTTCTCCGTACGGCTCGACACCCCCGGCCTCAAGCTGATCTCCCGCACCTCCTACGAGGAACGCGCCCGGTCCGTCTTCGACCACCCGCTCTCCTCCCGGTACGACGAGAACGACGCCATGCTCGTCTGCGAGGACGTCTTCGTCCCGTGGGAACGCGTCCTCACCTACCGCGACCCGGCCACCACCGGCGCGATCTGGTGGCAGACCCCCGCCTACCTGAACTTCGTCCACCAGTCCGCCACCCGCTTCTGGACCAAGCTGGAGTTCCTCACCGGCCTCGCGATCCTCCTCACCCGCTCGAACGGCACCGAGCAACTGCCCCCCGTCACCCAGGCCGTCGGCCGGCTCCTCGGCATGGTCGCCCAGGCCAAGGCCTTCGTCCTCGCCGCCGAGGCCTCGTACGAGCAGGTCGACGGCGGACGCGGCGGCGTCCGCCCCGGGCAGGAGATCTCCTTCGCCCAGCGGATCATGGCCGGCGAGCTCTACCCGCGCGCCGTCCAGGACATCAAGCTCCTCGCCGGCGGCGCCCTCGTCCAGCTCCCCGCGAGCGGCCGCGACCTCCTCCACCCCGAACTCGGGCCGCTGGTCCGCCGCTACTTCGCGACGCCCGGCCACCCCGCCGAGGACCGCGTCAAACTCCTCAAACTCGCCTGGGACGCCCTCGGATCGGAGTTCGCCGGCCGACACGAGCAGTACGAGCGCTTCTACCACGGCGCCCCGCACGTCTACCTGACGATGCAGACCCGGGCCGGCGCGGCGGGGGAGTGCGAGAGCCTCGCCCGGGCCTGCCTCGACGGCTACGGCCTGGGGACCACCCGGTGACGACACCCCCACCGGCCCCCCGGCGCGGGGGGCTCGCCCTGCTCGCCTCCACCCAGCTGCTGCTGATCATGGACACCGCGATCGTCAACGTCGCGCTGCCCTCCGTCGGCGAGGACCTCGGCTCCGGCTCCACCGGCCTGTCCTGGGTCGCCAACGCCTACCTCATCACCTTCGGCGGACTGCTCCTCCTCGGCGGACGCGTCGCCGACCTCCTCGGCCACCGGCGGGTCTTCCTCGGCGGCCTCGGCCTGCTCGCCGTCGCCTCCGCCGCCGGTGGTCTCGCCCCCGGCGCCGACGCCCTCGTCGCGGCCCGCGCCGCCCAGGGCGTCGGCGCCGCCCTCGCCGCGGCCGCCGCCTTCGCCCTGCTGCTCCTGCTCTTCCCCGACGGGCCCGCCCGGCACAAGGCCCTCGGCGCGTTCGCCGCCATGGGCGGCCTCGGCGGCGTCCTCGGCACGGTCCTCGGCGGCGTCCTCACCGACCTCCTCGGCTGGCGCGCCACGTTCTGGCTGAACGTCCTCCTCGCCGCCGTCCTCGCCGCCCTCGCCGTCCGGATCCTCGCCCCCCGTGCGGGAGTCGCCCTCCGCGGCGGCTTCGACCTCACCGGGGCGCTCACCGCCACCGCCGGCCTCGGCCTCGTCGCCTACGCCCTCGTCGGCGGCGCCGAAGCGGGCCGGCTCTCCGCCCGCACCCTCGCCGCCGGCGGAGCCGGGCTCGCGCTGCTGCTCGCCTTCGCCGCCGCCGAGACCCGGGCCGCCGCCCCGCTCGTGCCGCCCTCCGTCCTCGCCCGGCCCGCGCTCCGCCTCGCCAACGTCCTCGCGGCGCTCGCCCAGACCACCCTGTTCCCGATGTTCTTCCTGGTCAGCCTCTACCTCCAGAGCGTCCTCGGGTACGCGCCCCTCGGCGGCGGCCTCGGACTCCTGCCGCTCTCCCTCGTCGTCGTCGCGGTCGCCCCGCAGACCGGCCGGATCATCTTCCGCATCGGCCTGCACCGGACCATGACCCTCGGCTTCGCCCTGCTGTGCGCCGGCACCCTCTGGCTGGCCCTCGCGCTCACCGCCGGCGGCACTTATCCGAGCACCGTCCTCGCCCCCAGCCTCCTCCTCGGCGCCGCACTGCCGCTCGTCATGGTCACCACCAACGTCGCCGCCACCGCCGACGCCACCCCCGAGGAGACCGGACTCGCCTCCGGACTCGTCAACACCAGCCAGCAGTTCGGCTCCGTCCTGGGCCTCGCCGTCCTCGTCGCCGTCGCCACCACCCGTACGGGAACCCCCGGGGCCACCGACGCGGCCCGGGCCGCCGCCGAGACCGCCGGCTTCCGCGCCGCCCTGCTCACCGGCGCCGCCTTCGCCGCCGTGGCCGCCGTGCTCTCCGTACGCCTGCGCGCGGGGAAGCGGGTGCCCGAACCACGCTGACCGCGACCCCGAACCGAAACCCCCGGAAGAAGGAGTGCTGCCTTGCTCGGCGACCCGCGTCACACGACCGAGGACATACGCGCGGCGGACCCGCTGGGCGCCGACGCCCTGCTCGCCGCCGTGCCCGGGATGAACGCGCGGGCCGACACGGCCGCGCTGACCGTCGCCCTGCGCGCCCTGGTCCCCGACCCCGAGGAAGCCGCCCAGTGGAGCGTCGGCGGCGCACTCGCCGCCATGCGGGACCTCGGCATCCTCCTCGGCTCCCTCAAACGCCACGGCGTGCAGCCGCTGGCCGCCGTCCCCGAGGCCCTGACCGTCCTCGAACTCCTCGGCCGCCGCACCGACATGATCCCCCGGGACACCGTCCACCACTACACGACCTGGAACCCCGTCGGCCCCCGCCGCCGCACCTACACCGGGCACCCCACCGAGGCCCGCCTCCAGGACGCCGTACGGATGGTCTTCCCCGGACTCGTCGCCGCCCTGGAGGACTGCGCCCGGGTCGCCCGCCTCGAACCGTACGACCCCGGATTCCCCGCCGCCCTCGACCGCATCGCCGGACGCGTACGGGCCATGGTGGAGTCCATCGACCTCACCGTCGCGCACGTCCCGCCCGCGTACTTCGCCCTCACCCTCCGCCCGTACTTCGAGGAGGTCGAGATCGCCGGCCGCGACTACCTCGGCCCGGCCGCCGCCCAGGTCCCGCTCTGGCTGGTCGACCTGACGCTGTGGCAGTGCGACCGCTCCGACGCCGCCTACGACGCCTTCCTCGCCGAATCCCTGCCGTACGCCCTGCCGTCCTGGCGCGCCTTCCACGCCCGGCACCGCGGCGGGGTCTCCGCCGTCAGCAAACTGTCGGCGGCCGTCAGCTGGGAGGGCGCCGACCGGCTGCCGCCCGCACTCACCGCCTCCGCCGAGGCGCTCGGCCGAGTCCTGCGGATCCTGAAGACCTTCCGGGCCCGGCACATCGGCATCGCCCGCAAGGCGTACAGCGACGACCTCCGCCTGTACGAGGAGGGCAGCGGCGGGGCCCCCGTCGCGCTGCTGCGCTCCATCCTGGACCTGACCAGGGAGAACGAGACCATGGTGCGCAGCGCGGCCGCGCAGCGCCGTCCGGCCGGGGCCCCCGTCGGCCCCCCGGCCGCGTAGGGCCTGTCTGACAATTCCCGCCGGGTCCGGCGCGAATTATCAGACAGGCCCTAGGACACCCCCCGCCGGCGCGAAGGAGCAGTCGAGATGTCCCCCCACACCCCGTACGGCCCGCAGTACGGCCAGAGCCCCCACATCGTGATCGCCGGCGGCGGCATCGCCGGACTCACCGCCGCCCTCGCCCTGCACGCCGCCGGATTCGAGCGGGTCACGGTCGTCGAGGCCTCGGCGGCCATCCGGCCCGTCGGCGCCGGACTCAACCTGATGCCGAACGCCGTCCGCGAACTCGACGCGCTCGGCCTCCTCGACGCCCTGGAGGCCGGCGCCCTGCGCACCCGCGAACTGCGCTACTACCACCGCTCCGGCGGCCTCATATCCCGCGAACCGCGCGGCCTCCACGCCGGCTACCGCTGGCCCCAGCTCTCCGTCCACCGCGGCCACCTCCAGCAGGTCCTCGCCGGCGCCGTCCGCGCCCGCCTCGGCACCGCCGCCCTCGTCACGGGCGTCAGGGTGACCGGCGTCGAACTCCTCCCCGACGGCCGGCCCCGGCTCCGCCTGGAACACCGCGACGGACCCGTCAAGGGCCGGGCCTCCCTCGAACCGGACGTCCTCATCGGCGCCGACGGCATCCGTTCCGCCGTCCGCGCCGCCCTCAACCCGGCCGAGGCGGGGCCCCCGTGGAACGGGATGCTCGTCTGGCGCGGGGTGTCCCGGATGCCCGCACGGGCCGTCGGCTCCTTCATGTTCATCGCCGGCGACGACCGGCAGAAGGCCGTCGTCTACCCGATGAGCCGCCCCACCGGACCCGGCCGTGAGGTCCTCGTGAACTGGGCGCTCGCCCGGCCCGCCGACACCCCAGGCGACCCCTGCGAGGAGGGCCTCCGGGGCGACTGGAACCGGCCCGTCCCCGTCGACGGCTTCCTCCCGTACTACGAGGGCTGGGAGTTCGACGGCGTCAGCGTCCCCGCCGTCCTGCGCGCCGCCGACACCGCCCACGTGTACCCGATGGTCGACCGCGACCCCCTCGACCGGTGGACCCACGGCCGCACCACCCTCATCGGCGACGCCGCCCACGCCATGTACCCCATCGGCTCCAACGGGGCGACCCAGTCGATCGTCGACGCCCGCGCCCTCGCCCACTCCCTCGCCCTCCACACCGACCCCGCCGAAGGCCTCGCCGCCTACGAACGGGAGCGCCGCCCCGCCATGACCGCGCTCCAGCACGCCAACCGGAAACTCGGCCCCGAGGTCGTCATCAACCTCGCCCACGCGCGCGCCCCGCACGGCTTCAGCGACATCCACCAGGTCATCCCCGCCGAGGAACTCGCCGCCATCGCCGCCCGCTACGCCACCACCGGCTCCTTCGACCCGACCACGGTCAACCAGGGCTCCCCGTACGACACCGTCGTGCCCACCCCATAGAAGGAGCCCCGCCTTCGTGGGGGCGGGGCTCGGGGAGGGAGCGGAGGGTCTTGGGGTGGGACCCTTGGTTCGCGGCGGGTACCACCCGGTCGTGGTCAGCCGATGGCGCGGTTGGTTTGCCAGCCGGGCTCGCTTGCGAGGAATTTGGTGCCGTGTGCGGTGCGGCCGCCGGGGTAGAAGTAGAGCTTTCCGTCGGCTGTGGCTGCCCATATGTCGGGGATGGTGTCACCGTTGGCGTCGGGGGTGCCCATGAGCATGGGCATGGAGGCCTTGTTCCAGCCGCCGGTGCCGTAGATCTCGTCCTGGGCGGTTTTGGAGTTTGCGGCGCTGGCGAGTGAGGTGAGGTCGACGCCGCCCTTCGCGCCGGGCTTGCCGTGTCGTAGGAGGAGGCCGCGGCCTGTCTCTTCGGTGCGGAATAGGAGGTCGGGTACGCCGTCTCCGCCGATGTCGGCGACGCTGAGGAGGTCGCGGGCGGTCCAGCCGGTGCTGAGCATGCGGGCTTCGGCGAAGGAGGCCCCGTTGTAGCCGGTGAACGCCCAGAGCTGGTCGCCTGCGGTGGCGAACAGGTCGGGCAGGCCGTCGCCGGTGACGTCTCCGGTGGCGAGGATCTGGGTGTAGACGAAGGTGGAGGGGACGGGCGCGTTGGCGGGCAGCAGGATTTCGCGGCGCTTGGTGATGTTGACGGCTCCATAGCCGTCGCCGGGGTAGACCCACCACTTTCCGCCGACGCCCGCGACGATGTCCTGCAGGCCGTCGCCGCCGTAGAAGTCTCCGTTGTGGGTGATCAGGGCGCCGGCGAAGTAGCCGGAGACGGGGCCGATGAACGTCTCCTCCTTGTCTCCGCCGTTGGGGTCCTTCGCGGGGTTCTGGCGGTAGGCGGCGGACATGGAGTAGTCGATGTCGCCGGTGGGCTTGAGGTCCTTGTCCGCGTGCGAGGGATAGAGGCGGAGGTTGCCGCCGGAGGTGACGGTCAGCATGTCGGGGAGCTTGTCACCGGTGAAGTCGCCTGCGCTGTCCGCCTGGTCGCGTGGGGTGACGTAGAAGAAGTACTTCGTGGGTTCGGAGACATGGCCGGCGCCGTCGACGGCTCTCACGTACAGCACGTTGGGGCCGGCGGCGGGCGGCTTGACGTTGGCGATGGCGGCTGTGACCGAGGTGGCGGTGCCGGCGGTGCGCGCCAGGGAGTAGGGGTAGCTGTTGGCGTTGAAGCCGTACTCGTAGCGGATGACGTCGGTTTCGAGGGCCTGGACGGTGAAGGAGCCAGGGGTGCCGAACTTCTTCGTCGACCAGTTGGAGTCTTCGGGTGCGTTGCCGAAGGAGTTGTCGTTGTCGGTGCCGTCGGCGTCGGGGAAGTCGATGGAGCTGACCCGAGGGGGCTTGGGCGCGACGCTGTCGAAGATGAACCGGCACGGCACCTTGGGCGTGTAGGCCGAGGTGGTGCCGGCGGCATCGATCGCCCGGGCGTTCCAGGAGTAGGTGACGTTGTTGGTCAGGCCGCTGGTGGAGAAGGCGGATGTGGTGCGTTTGGCGTCGGCGGTGTCCGCTCCGACGGAGACGGTGCCGGTGGACTTGAGCAGGTCGCCGGTGGTGGTCCACTTGTTGGTCGGCCACATGACGAAGACGAGGGAGGCGAGGTTGCTGTCCTTGTCGGTGGAGCGGGCGGTGAAGGTGAGGCTGGAGGAGCCGACCCTGACGTAGGGGGGTGTGGTGGTGCACCGGAAGTCGGGGCCGAGGTCGTGGCTGGTGGGAGGCGTCGGGGGACGGTTGTAGGTCAGTTCGAGGACCGGGGCGTTGTCGCCGTCGGCCGCGAACTTCTTCCAGGCGAACTGGGTGTTCTCATCCCTGGCGCGCATGCCGAAGGTGATCAGGCTCTTGCCCTTGTCGGCGGTTTTCTGGGCTGCTGCCTTCACGTCGAAGGTCTCGTAGGCGTCGCGGCAGCCCGTCTTGTAGCCGTGCGCGAAGCTCCGAGGCGAGGCGGCCAGGTTCGCATCCGTCAGGACGGGGGCGTTCTTCCAGTTGGTGCGCGCGTCGATCGGACCGGTGAGGTGGACGGACATGGACCGCGCGTTGCAGGACCAGGAGTAGGTCTCCAGCAGCCGCAGCGTGGCCTTCTGGATCTTGGTGCCCTGGAGGTTCTTGTCGAAGGCGATGTTGAAGTATGAGCGGGAAGTGCCCCAGGTGTCGGACTCGAATCCGACGCGGGCCTCGTGGGTGCCGCCCTTGTTGAAGTCCTTGCCGTTGAAGAAGGTGGCCTTCGGGTAGCGGCTGTAGGCGGTGGTCCAGTTCTGGGTGTGCTTCTTGACCGTCGGGTCGATGAAGACCGGGTAGACGGTGGCCGGGTCGTCCAGGAAGGCCGGATTCGGCGTCAGGAGCCAGGTGCCTTCTCCCAGATCGCTCTCCACTACGCCACCGCGGGATTCGGGCGAGGGACCGTTGAGCAGCGGCAGGCTCAGCGTGGCGGCGGACCCGGTCTGGGACGGCTCGGGCGTGGGCTCGGCCGGGGCCGTGGGCAGCGGCGCGTCGGTGAGGGCGGGCGCCGGCTCGTCCGTGGCGGTGGGCAGCACTTCGCCCTCCGGGTCGATGTTGTCGTCGGCCAGCGCCTCGGTGCTCGTGCTGGGGCTGGGCTCCGGGGCGGTACTCGTCATGACCGGCTGGACGGACTCGGACGCGGTCGGCTGCGAGGATGCGCCGAGTTCACCATCGGTGACGGCGGGTTTGCCGCTGCTGTCCCACATCAGCGGGGTCGGCGAGAGCGCCACTTCCTGGCCGTCGGCGTCCTCGGCGCCGACGATTCCCGATGCCTCGTCGAGATGGAACGTCAGTGTGGGCGAGGAAAGCCCGTACGACAGCTGCGCGACGTGCGGGTCCGCCGCTGCTTGCCGGTTCTTCAGTACGAGGAGCTGCGCGAAGCCGTCGTCCTCGGCCGTCAGCACCAGATCGGCGCCCGGGAAGATCTCCGGATACAGCGCGCGTGATCCGTCGATGATCGGCGTGGGTACGGGCCCGGGCCAGGTCAGCTGGATCTCGTGGAGTGCGGGAATCTCGGTCGTGCCGCCGACGGTGAGGGTGACCAGCGGACTTCCCGTATCCGCCGACGCGGCTTTGTACCCCTTGACGAGCGAGATCCGGCTGACGTGCGCGCGTGACGCCCGCGCGGTGCCGCCGCCATTGCCGCCGCCGGAGAAGACCAGGCGGGTGTTCGTGGCCTTGGGCGTCCAGCCCTTGTCCGTCCGCCGCAGGGTGGTGTCGATCGCCTTCCACTCCTGGCCGACCTTGGCCCAGATCGGAGAGGCGTACAGCTTCTTCGTCATCAGCCCGTCCGGGTGGGCCCACGTCGTCGAACGGATCGTCCGCAGCTCCGTGACCTCCACCGGCTTGCCCGTCGACCGGGCCAGCGACGCCGCACTCGCCTCACTCACCGGCCGGGGCGCGTTCTTGCCGCCGCGTCCGGCTTCTGGCGTGGCGGAAGCGTCGTCGGGAGAGTTGGCCTGGAAGCCGGCGTAGGTGATGCCGCCCGCGGCCAGTGCTGCCGCGATCACCAGGGCGCTCACGCGCCGGGCGGCGGGCTGTCGCCATGTCTGTCTCATCAGGAGAGAACCCCTTACTTCCCAGGATCCGGGCTCTCAGGGCACCGGCTGAAACCACGAGGCCGGCCATGACGTCATAGCGGGCGAGTCCGGACGGAGCACCTTGTCGCGCAGGCATGGCTGGGCGAGCCGATGATGTCCCATCAACCGCGCGTCGTCACCTGCCGCCTGGGCGCCGGCCTGAGACTGTGCGGCTGCTTGCCCGTCCTGACGGCGGGGAGCGTGTGCCCTTGAACCCTGGACGCACTTTCGTCACCGCGAGGGCAGAAGCGTCAAACCGGGCTGAAGCGGCATCAGGGGAGTGTCGTTTCGCTACGGGATGTAGCGATCACGCGGTTTGCTGGTCTTGATCTCTGACCAGCGGCTTCGCCAGGAGAAGCCGCTTCCTCGACTACTTGCCCGCACCTGTGTGATTACGTTCCGTGACAATAATCACGGCAGGTCCACAACCTCTGGTGCTCCTTCACAATCCACCCGCAGAATCTGCCCGATCTGAACTGCCATCACCTGCGGTCCGTCTCCGGCTCCCGCTCCAAGTGGTCCGGAGGGCCTCCGCTTTGTTCGCTCGTCATCGCCACTCCCGCCGCCGGGCCCGCCGCGCCGTCATACCCGCTCTTGGCGCCGCTTTGCTGCTGGGGATGATGCCCGCCGAGTCCCTGGCCCTGCCGCCCGACCCGGCGAACGTCGACACCGGCCGCGAGACCATCGCCGCCACCGACCCTCTGGCCCTCGAAAAGCTCGAGGTCGAGACGCCCGTCGAAGGGCAGACGTTCGAGAAGGACCTCAACACCCTCAAGGTCGAGGTCCCTGCCGATCTGCAGCAGGCACCCGCCGGCACCACGACCACGCCGGTCGCTGACACCGAGCCCTTCACCTTCGGCTCCGCCGTCAGCCCCGCCTCTCTGACGACCGCCGCCGGCACGGCGACGACGGCCGCAGAAGGCTCCCTCACGCAGATCCCCAACCTCCCCCTCCTCGCAGGACAGGCCCCTGGTCAGCCCGCCCCGACCGGCACCTGGGAGTTCAGCGTCGTCGACCGCAGCAGCGAGACCAGCAAGGGCGTCGAAGAGGCCCTCAAGGTCGGCGCCCTCGTGACGGTCCAGGCACCCGTCACCGGCTCCGTGCCCATCAACGTCGCGCTCAGCTACAAAGACTTCGAGAACCTCCACGGAGCCGACTGGGCCTCCCGCCTGCGACTGGTGCAGTTCCCCGAGTGCTACCTGACCACCCCCCTTGCGGAGGCGTGCCAGGCGTACGAGGAACTCGAGACCACCAACGACCCCGTCACCAGCACGGTGACCGCGACGGTCGACACCGCCGCCGACGGCACCGTCACCCCCGCCTCCACTGCCACCGCCACCCAGTCCGGCCCCGCGATCATGCAGGCCTCGTACACCACGGCCACTCCTGCCGCCACTGGTGGCGACAAGGCCGTCATCGGCGCGGTGGACTCGGGCGCGGGCCCTGGTGGCTCCTTCAAGGCCACGCCGCTCGCCTCCAGCGGCACGTGGAGCGCGGGCGGTTCCTCCGGCGCGTTCACCTGGTCCTACCCGATGGCCATGCCGCCCGCCCCGGCCGGCCCCGCGCCGAACGTCACGCTCTCCTACAACTCGCAGACCGTCGACGGCAAGACCGCCGTCTCCTCGCCGCAGGCGTCCTGGATCGGCGAGGGCTGGGACTACAGCCCCGGCTTCATCGAACGCCGCTATCGCACCTGCAAGGACGACACCCACAAGTTGGGTGACGACACCCCCAACAACACCGCCAAGGCCGACAAGACCAGCGACCAGTGCTGGGTGTCCTACAACGCCGTCATGTCCCTGGGCGGCAGCACCACCGAACTCGTCCGCGATGCCACCACCACGCCCGAAACGGGCACGGAGATCTACCACCCCCAGCGCGACGACGGCACCCGCATCGAGCACCGCACCCGCAAGCTCGAAGGCAGCACCGCCAACGGCGATGACAACGGCGAGTACTGGACCGTCACCACCACCGACGGCACCCAGTACCACTTCGGCCTGAACAAGGTGGGCGGCGGCCACGCCGACACCAACTCGGTCTCCACCGTCCCCGTCTTCGGCAACCACCCCGACGAGCCCTGCCACGACACCACATTCGCCACCTCCCGCTGCGGGGCCGGCAATCAGCAGGCCTGGCGCTGGGGCCTGGACAAGGTCGAGGACGTCCACGGCAACGTCATGATCGTCAACTGGAAGCAGGAGACGAACTACTACGCCGTCCGCGACAAGCGCAACACACCCGAGCAGTACGAGCGCGCCGCCTACCCCGCCAGCATCGAGTACGGCATCCGTGCCACCGACCTGACCAAGCCGTCCGCCACGGTCGAGTTCGGCGTCGCACAGCGCTGCCTGAAGTCCGACACCATTTGCGCCGCGACCAACTTCGACAAGACCGGCGACCCCGGCGCCTACCGCCCCTGGTGGGACACCCCCGGCTCCCTGAACTGCAAGAGCACCTCCAAGCTCTGCCCCGGATTCCCCTCCTTCTGGACCCAGCTCCGCCTCGACACCATCACCACCAAGGCCGCCCGCGCAAACCAGACCGGCCTGGGCTACGTCGACGCCTACACCCTCCACCAGTCCTTCCCCGAAGACTGGTACGACACCGCCCCCGCCCTCTGGCTCAACTCCATCACCCGCACTGGCTACAGCCCCGGCGAAACCCCGCAGACCGGCGGCGGAACCATCCAGTCCAAGGACGGCGTCAGCTTCGCCCACTACCAGGTGAAGAA
This is a stretch of genomic DNA from Streptomyces sp. R44. It encodes these proteins:
- a CDS encoding 4-hydroxyphenylacetate 3-hydroxylase family protein, with protein sequence MTRSGQEYLEGLRDGREIWLDGERVKDVTAHPAFRATAASFAGLYDLADDPVHRPVLVQGGVRRACAVPRSYEDLVARRRAFRTTAEASYGFLGRTPDHMAAGAAGFAAAPAVFTGEAFDGAEHALAFHRRLAEGDLHTAFTLTNPASGRGEDDLTLRVVAERDGGIVVRGAKTIGTGAVFADELLVGTIEPLAADDTEHAVTFSVRLDTPGLKLISRTSYEERARSVFDHPLSSRYDENDAMLVCEDVFVPWERVLTYRDPATTGAIWWQTPAYLNFVHQSATRFWTKLEFLTGLAILLTRSNGTEQLPPVTQAVGRLLGMVAQAKAFVLAAEASYEQVDGGRGGVRPGQEISFAQRIMAGELYPRAVQDIKLLAGGALVQLPASGRDLLHPELGPLVRRYFATPGHPAEDRVKLLKLAWDALGSEFAGRHEQYERFYHGAPHVYLTMQTRAGAAGECESLARACLDGYGLGTTR
- a CDS encoding MFS transporter, whose protein sequence is MTTPPPAPRRGGLALLASTQLLLIMDTAIVNVALPSVGEDLGSGSTGLSWVANAYLITFGGLLLLGGRVADLLGHRRVFLGGLGLLAVASAAGGLAPGADALVAARAAQGVGAALAAAAAFALLLLLFPDGPARHKALGAFAAMGGLGGVLGTVLGGVLTDLLGWRATFWLNVLLAAVLAALAVRILAPRAGVALRGGFDLTGALTATAGLGLVAYALVGGAEAGRLSARTLAAGGAGLALLLAFAAAETRAAAPLVPPSVLARPALRLANVLAALAQTTLFPMFFLVSLYLQSVLGYAPLGGGLGLLPLSLVVVAVAPQTGRIIFRIGLHRTMTLGFALLCAGTLWLALALTAGGTYPSTVLAPSLLLGAALPLVMVTTNVAATADATPEETGLASGLVNTSQQFGSVLGLAVLVAVATTRTGTPGATDAARAAAETAGFRAALLTGAAFAAVAAVLSVRLRAGKRVPEPR
- a CDS encoding monodechloroaminopyrrolnitrin synthase PrnB family protein, with the protein product MLGDPRHTTEDIRAADPLGADALLAAVPGMNARADTAALTVALRALVPDPEEAAQWSVGGALAAMRDLGILLGSLKRHGVQPLAAVPEALTVLELLGRRTDMIPRDTVHHYTTWNPVGPRRRTYTGHPTEARLQDAVRMVFPGLVAALEDCARVARLEPYDPGFPAALDRIAGRVRAMVESIDLTVAHVPPAYFALTLRPYFEEVEIAGRDYLGPAAAQVPLWLVDLTLWQCDRSDAAYDAFLAESLPYALPSWRAFHARHRGGVSAVSKLSAAVSWEGADRLPPALTASAEALGRVLRILKTFRARHIGIARKAYSDDLRLYEEGSGGAPVALLRSILDLTRENETMVRSAAAQRRPAGAPVGPPAA
- a CDS encoding FAD-dependent monooxygenase — translated: MSPHTPYGPQYGQSPHIVIAGGGIAGLTAALALHAAGFERVTVVEASAAIRPVGAGLNLMPNAVRELDALGLLDALEAGALRTRELRYYHRSGGLISREPRGLHAGYRWPQLSVHRGHLQQVLAGAVRARLGTAALVTGVRVTGVELLPDGRPRLRLEHRDGPVKGRASLEPDVLIGADGIRSAVRAALNPAEAGPPWNGMLVWRGVSRMPARAVGSFMFIAGDDRQKAVVYPMSRPTGPGREVLVNWALARPADTPGDPCEEGLRGDWNRPVPVDGFLPYYEGWEFDGVSVPAVLRAADTAHVYPMVDRDPLDRWTHGRTTLIGDAAHAMYPIGSNGATQSIVDARALAHSLALHTDPAEGLAAYERERRPAMTALQHANRKLGPEVVINLAHARAPHGFSDIHQVIPAEELAAIAARYATTGSFDPTTVNQGSPYDTVVPTP
- a CDS encoding FG-GAP-like repeat-containing protein, with product MRQTWRQPAARRVSALVIAAALAAGGITYAGFQANSPDDASATPEAGRGGKNAPRPVSEASAASLARSTGKPVEVTELRTIRSTTWAHPDGLMTKKLYASPIWAKVGQEWKAIDTTLRRTDKGWTPKATNTRLVFSGGGNGGGTARASRAHVSRISLVKGYKAASADTGSPLVTLTVGGTTEIPALHEIQLTWPGPVPTPIIDGSRALYPEIFPGADLVLTAEDDGFAQLLVLKNRQAAADPHVAQLSYGLSSPTLTFHLDEASGIVGAEDADGQEVALSPTPLMWDSSGKPAVTDGELGASSQPTASESVQPVMTSTAPEPSPSTSTEALADDNIDPEGEVLPTATDEPAPALTDAPLPTAPAEPTPEPSQTGSAATLSLPLLNGPSPESRGGVVESDLGEGTWLLTPNPAFLDDPATVYPVFIDPTVKKHTQNWTTAYSRYPKATFFNGKDFNKGGTHEARVGFESDTWGTSRSYFNIAFDKNLQGTKIQKATLRLLETYSWSCNARSMSVHLTGPIDARTNWKNAPVLTDANLAASPRSFAHGYKTGCRDAYETFDVKAAAQKTADKGKSLITFGMRARDENTQFAWKKFAADGDNAPVLELTYNRPPTPPTSHDLGPDFRCTTTPPYVRVGSSSLTFTARSTDKDSNLASLVFVMWPTNKWTTTGDLLKSTGTVSVGADTADAKRTTSAFSTSGLTNNVTYSWNARAIDAAGTTSAYTPKVPCRFIFDSVAPKPPRVSSIDFPDADGTDNDNSFGNAPEDSNWSTKKFGTPGSFTVQALETDVIRYEYGFNANSYPYSLARTAGTATSVTAAIANVKPPAAGPNVLYVRAVDGAGHVSEPTKYFFYVTPRDQADSAGDFTGDKLPDMLTVTSGGNLRLYPSHADKDLKPTGDIDYSMSAAYRQNPAKDPNGGDKEETFIGPVSGYFAGALITHNGDFYGGDGLQDIVAGVGGKWWVYPGDGYGAVNITKRREILLPANAPVPSTFVYTQILATGDVTGDGLPDLFATAGDQLWAFTGYNGASFAEARMLSTGWTARDLLSVADIGGDGVPDLLFRTEETGRGLLLRHGKPGAKGGVDLTSLASAANSKTAQDEIYGTGGWNKASMPMLMGTPDANGDTIPDIWAATADGKLYFYPGGRTAHGTKFLASEPGWQTNRAIG